The Hyalangium ruber genome includes the window AGATACGAGCTGCTCCTTCAGACAATGGTTCCCGGGACGCCTTATGACAGCTCCCGGGTGGATGCCCTGCTCGTGGAGCGGGGGGCGACCGCGCGGCCGGATGGCATGCGCGTCTGGCGCCTCAAGAACGGGGACGTGGAGGTGGGCGAGCTGCGCGAGAACGGCCAGGTCGTCGCCACCGAGGTGCGGGTGCCGCTCTCGGACCGGACGGAGCTGATGCGCGAGGCGGTGGAGGAGGCCGCCACGCTGGCCCAGGCCGCCGAGGTCCGCCTGGTGGATCCGCAGCTCGGGCGCCCGCTGACCGCCAACGACAGCGGCTCGGTGGCGGAGCAGTACCTGCGCACCGCGCGCTACGCGGGCGAGATGATGGGCCTGTCCGAGGCGGTGTCCGCCAGCTACGCCGCCCAGCCCGAGGGGTTCCCGACGGGCGGCAAGGTGCTGCTGGGCATCGTCGGCTTCCTCATCGTCCTGTACCTGGTGGTGAACGGGCTCATCAGCCAGTTGGGCGGCTGAGACGCACGGAGTCCTCCAGAAGCGAGGAAAAGGCCGGGGCGGGGTGTTAGGGAGGAGTCGTGGCCAGGTACCTCTTTCTCGCATTCACGGTGGTGCCGTTCGTGGAGTTGTATCTCCTCATCGGGATCGGCCGGCAGGTAGGCGTGCTTCCAACCTTGGGGATGGTGGTCGCGAGCGGTCTGCTCGGCGCCTGGCTCGCCAAGCGAGAGGGCCGGCGCGTCCTGCGAAGCTGGCAGGGGGCGGTGGCCCAGGGGCGCCTCCCCGAGGAGGGCATCCTGCACGGCGCCCTCGTCCTCGTGGGCGGCGTGCTGCTCATTACTCCGGGCGTCCTCACCGACGCGGTGGGGTTCCTGCTGCTCCTTCCTCCGGCCCGGCGGTTCATCGCCGCCCGGCTGCGGCGCGCGCTCGATCGCCGGATGCAGGCGGGCACGCTCCGGGTCGGCTCCTTTGGCTGGGGAGGCTTCCCGGGCATGGGCTCCTCGGGGGAGCCGTTCTCCCGCGCTTCACCGCCCTCTCGCCGCTCGCAGGGAGAGGTGGATGCGGAGTTCACGGACGAGGGGCCCGGGCGCTGAAGGCTTACGGCAGCAGCGCGGCCTTGGCCTCGCGGACGTAGCGGCCCTTGGGGAACTCGCGCAGGTAGCGGCGGTACTCGGTCGCCGCCTCATCCTTGGCCAGCCGCTCCTCGAAGCACCGCGCCCGCAGGTAGCGCGCCTGCTCACGGAACTCGCGAACCGGGCTCTGCACGGCGATCTCCGCGAGCCCCACCAGGAAGCTCTCGCACGCCGTGGCGTTGAGCTGCTCCCGCGCGTGCCACAGGAAGCGCGCGTCCGTTGTCCCCGGCTGCGCGACCCCTGGCTCCGGTGGAGTCCAGCGCGTGTCCGGCGCTGACGGGGCCACCACTGTCTCTGTTGGCTCCGGACTCGAGGGCACGGGGTAGGGCGCGAACTCGGAGCCAGAGGACTCCGGCGCTGAGGGGGCCATGGCCACGGGGGCGGGTTTCTCCTCCGGGGGCGCGCTCGCGGAAGGTTCGGGTTCGGGAGAAGCGGGGGACACGGCGGCGGCCGGCTCCGGCGCTCGTGCCGGGGAAGGCTCGGCGGGAGCAGGCCGTGGGGCGGGCGTGGGCATGGGTTCCGCCAGCGGAAGCCCCAGCTCCTGGAAGACCTGACGGTCCTTCGCGGAGAGCGCACGGGCCTTCGGGGTGGGCTTGCCGGAAGTCACCGCCACGCGCTCACCCGCGTTCACGAGTCGCGGGAGCTGACCGGCGGTCTCGATCTGCACCCTGCCTTCGAGCACGGCCACCACCGCGCCGCGCGCCGTGCGCTCGACGGAGAAGACGGTACCCACCACGGAGGCGCGTACGCCCGCCGCCTCCACGGTGAAGCCCTTGCGCGCCACATGGGAGGCCCGCACGGTCAACCGTCCCCGCTTGACCGTGAGGTGGACGTCCTCCGCCACGGTGCGCGCCAGGGTCACCTCCGAGTTGGGAGACAGCCGCACCCGGCTCGCGTCGGGAAGCTGCAACTGGGCGTTGGACTTCGCCCGCGTTCGCACGGAGGTGCCCGCCTGGAGCTGAGTGCCCGGCTGGAGCAGGCGCTCAGGCGTCTTCGGCTCGCGGATCCACGCTCCCGTGGCGCTCTCGACCCGGGTCGCGATGAGCGGCGCGGCGGTGGGGGCGGGCGCCTCTGGCGGCACGGGACTCGGGGGCACGGGGGCGGGGGCAGGAGGCTCCTGACGCGCCACCTGAGGCGGGGGCGTCTCCTCGCGCACCACGGCGACCTTCGGAGGGCTCGGCTGGGGCGGAGGCGCCGCCGGACGCAGCACCACGAAGGCCAGCACGGCTGCCAGGGCGCCCGTGGCGGCTAGCGCCCACGGCCAACGGGGCCGCTGCTCGAGCCGGGCGAGCCGCTGGGCCGCGGCGCTCTGGAGGCGCTCATTCACCTCCGCCCAGCGCACCTCGGGCGACTCCTCCCGCGCCGTGCTCAGCAGGGACTGGGCCCGGCGCAGCTCGGTGAGCTTTTGGGCGCACACCTCGCAGCCAGCCACGTGCTCCGCCACGCGGGCATTGGCCTCGACCTCCAGCTCGCCCGCGGCGAACGCCCACAGCGCCTCGGTCTCATGGCGTGCCATGGGGACCTCCGGCGCGGGGCGTGTCGAGCAGTCGCTGCATGGCCTCGGTGAATTCCAGCCGGGCATGGTGCAGCCGGCTGCGGACAGTATTGGCCGAGCTTCCCACAGCTTCGGCGATCTCGTCCGGCGTCATCCCGCACAGCTCGTAATAGACGAAGACGATGCGCTTCTTGGGTTTGAGCCGCTCCAGGGCCTGCTCTACCAGGCGCGCCGCCTGTCGCCGCTCGGCCTCCCGCTCGGGGTCCTCATTCGAGGCAAAGGCTTCGGGCGGAGTCGCCACCGGGTCCTCGGGCCGGCGCCGCTTCCAGCGCAGGTGGGACAGCGCCACGTTGGCGCACACCCGATAGAGGAAGGTGCGGAAGCGTGCCTCGCCCCGGAACCCCTTCACCGCCGACAGCAGCCGCAGGTACGTCTCCTGAAGGAGGTCCTCCACATCGGTGCGGTTACCCACCAGGTGGTGCAAGGTGCGCGCGGCGTCCTCGCGGGTGAGCTGGTACAGCCGGTCGAAGGCGGTGACATCTCCCTGCTGGAGGCGGTGGACCAGGGCTGTCAGCTGACTCTCATCCAGGGAGGGCGCGGGCGCGGGCGTCAGGCCCAGGCGCGCTCCGAGCGCGGAGGGGGCCTGCGGGGATCGTGCGCCACGGAAGAACAACGGGGAGCCCCCCTCGATGATTTGGACAGTCCAGGCCAGCACATTACCTCCATGCCCCTGGGTCTCCGCAGCAGCGCCCGGCGATCAAAAATATTTTTTGATCACTTCTGGTGACTCCGGAGACCAAGCCGCCAGACCGAGGTTGGTTGGCCGGACCACTTCCTTCGGAGTCCCCCATGCCGAACACCCCCGCCCGCCTGTCCTGGCTGGTGTCTCTTTTCGCACTCGGAATGATGTCCGGGTGTGTCATCCACGAGTACGACGACGAGCTCTCGGAGCACGGAGACTGGTGCGAAGACACGTTCCACTTCTGCGACGACACCTCCGACTGTCACTCCAACCAGTACTGCCGCTACGGCACGTGCCGCGACGTTCCGTCGGATGCGCAACGCTGTAGCTCCAGCACGCAGTGCGGTTACGGGCAGACCTGTATCGACGGGGTGTGCTGCAGCTCCTGCGATCGAGACTCGGACTGCGGTAACGGGGGCTCCTGCGCGGATGACAACTACTGCGATCCGAAGCCGCAGCCCCGGCCGGATGGCGGTAGCCCCAGGCCGGACGGTGGCTCGCCGCCGTGGCCGCCTCCCACGGACGGTGGCTCCTGCCAGCCGCCCCCGCCGCCTCCTCCCCCGGATGCGGGCGCGGGTTGCCGCCAGAACAGCGACTGCGGCTATGGCAACTACTGCATCAACGCCGTCTGCCACCGCTCGTGCGCCTCGAACACGCAGTGCGGCCCCAACGAGACGTGCCAGGGGGGCCTGTGCAAGCCGGGCTCGCCCAACCAGTGCGTGAACAATTCCCAGTGCCCCTCTGGGAACGACTGTGTGGACGGGCAGTGCCGCGCGCAGTGCGGCTACGGCTCTCAGTGCCCGACGGGCCACGTGTGCCGCATCGGCTACTGCCTGCCGGACACGGGCTCGGGCAAGGCTTGCACGGCCAACTGTGACTGCGTCGCGGGGGAGCGCTGCCTGAACGGGTACTGCTCGCTCTAACCCCTCGGAGCCGGGGGAGGAGGCCCGTCGCGCTGTGCGGCGGGCCTCCAGGCCATTACGGCGTCGGCCGACGCTCCAGCCGGGCCACGAAGAAGAAGTCGCGGTGGTTGAAGTTGTAGGTGGCCTCGATCACGAAGCCGAGTCGGCCCAGCACCTGCTCGACGAGCTGCGGGGAGAGCCACTCGAACTTCGGGCACATCTTGCCCTGGAGCGGGAAGCACACGGGCACGTCGCCCACCAGCTTGTTGAAGCCTCCATCGCTGGTGGCGTCGGCCACGGACATGATCAGCTTGCCGCCGATGCGCAGCGTCCGCGCGGCCGACAGCCAGTACGCGACGAGGTACTGCAGGTCGACGTGGACCATCGCGTCCATGGAGTACAGGCAGTCCAGCTCACCGGCCCACCCGAGCTGCTCGGCGGTCCGGTCGA containing:
- a CDS encoding FxsA family protein, giving the protein MARYLFLAFTVVPFVELYLLIGIGRQVGVLPTLGMVVASGLLGAWLAKREGRRVLRSWQGAVAQGRLPEEGILHGALVLVGGVLLITPGVLTDAVGFLLLLPPARRFIAARLRRALDRRMQAGTLRVGSFGWGGFPGMGSSGEPFSRASPPSRRSQGEVDAEFTDEGPGR
- a CDS encoding FecR domain-containing protein, with amino-acid sequence MARHETEALWAFAAGELEVEANARVAEHVAGCEVCAQKLTELRRAQSLLSTAREESPEVRWAEVNERLQSAAAQRLARLEQRPRWPWALAATGALAAVLAFVVLRPAAPPPQPSPPKVAVVREETPPPQVARQEPPAPAPVPPSPVPPEAPAPTAAPLIATRVESATGAWIREPKTPERLLQPGTQLQAGTSVRTRAKSNAQLQLPDASRVRLSPNSEVTLARTVAEDVHLTVKRGRLTVRASHVARKGFTVEAAGVRASVVGTVFSVERTARGAVVAVLEGRVQIETAGQLPRLVNAGERVAVTSGKPTPKARALSAKDRQVFQELGLPLAEPMPTPAPRPAPAEPSPARAPEPAAAVSPASPEPEPSASAPPEEKPAPVAMAPSAPESSGSEFAPYPVPSSPEPTETVVAPSAPDTRWTPPEPGVAQPGTTDARFLWHAREQLNATACESFLVGLAEIAVQSPVREFREQARYLRARCFEERLAKDEAATEYRRYLREFPKGRYVREAKAALLP
- a CDS encoding RNA polymerase sigma factor, with the translated sequence MLAWTVQIIEGGSPLFFRGARSPQAPSALGARLGLTPAPAPSLDESQLTALVHRLQQGDVTAFDRLYQLTREDAARTLHHLVGNRTDVEDLLQETYLRLLSAVKGFRGEARFRTFLYRVCANVALSHLRWKRRRPEDPVATPPEAFASNEDPEREAERRQAARLVEQALERLKPKKRIVFVYYELCGMTPDEIAEAVGSSANTVRSRLHHARLEFTEAMQRLLDTPRAGGPHGTP
- a CDS encoding DUF7107 domain-containing protein, with protein sequence MPNTPARLSWLVSLFALGMMSGCVIHEYDDELSEHGDWCEDTFHFCDDTSDCHSNQYCRYGTCRDVPSDAQRCSSSTQCGYGQTCIDGVCCSSCDRDSDCGNGGSCADDNYCDPKPQPRPDGGSPRPDGGSPPWPPPTDGGSCQPPPPPPPPDAGAGCRQNSDCGYGNYCINAVCHRSCASNTQCGPNETCQGGLCKPGSPNQCVNNSQCPSGNDCVDGQCRAQCGYGSQCPTGHVCRIGYCLPDTGSGKACTANCDCVAGERCLNGYCSL